A genomic region of Dactylococcopsis salina PCC 8305 contains the following coding sequences:
- a CDS encoding SDR family oxidoreductase — translation MANYLITGTNRGIGLEYCKQLQAKGETVIAVCRQPSAELKNLGVKIESGIDVTSDESVSELAQRLAGSSIDVLINNAGIIEANSLDHLDFESLERQFQVNAIAPLRVTKALLPLIPKGGKIILMTSRMGSIEDNTSGGFYGYRMSKTALSMAGKSLAEDLKPRQIPVGILHPGMVQTRMTDFSGITTTESVQGLLKRIEELNLDNSGTFWHGVKGEILPW, via the coding sequence ATGGCAAATTATCTAATTACAGGAACAAATCGGGGAATTGGCTTAGAATACTGTAAACAATTACAAGCCAAAGGGGAAACCGTCATCGCGGTTTGTCGCCAACCCAGCGCAGAATTAAAAAACTTAGGGGTTAAAATTGAATCAGGAATTGATGTTACCTCCGACGAGTCAGTTTCTGAACTGGCACAACGTTTGGCGGGAAGCTCGATCGATGTTTTAATTAATAATGCTGGTATCATCGAAGCCAACTCCTTAGATCACTTAGATTTTGAAAGTTTAGAGCGTCAATTTCAGGTTAATGCCATTGCCCCTTTACGAGTGACCAAAGCATTACTCCCCCTAATCCCGAAAGGGGGTAAAATCATTTTAATGACCAGTCGCATGGGTTCAATTGAAGATAATACCTCTGGCGGTTTCTACGGTTATCGAATGTCAAAAACCGCTTTGAGTATGGCGGGAAAATCCCTCGCCGAAGACTTAAAACCCCGTCAAATTCCCGTAGGAATTTTGCATCCTGGAATGGTTCAAACAAGGATGACAGACTTTTCTGGAATTACAACAACCGAATCAGTACAAGGACTATTAAAACGCATTGAAGAGCTTAATTTAGACAATTCTGGCACATTTTGGCATGGGGTTAAAGGGGAAATCTTACCCTGGTAA
- a CDS encoding aminotransferase class I/II-fold pyridoxal phosphate-dependent enzyme, with the protein MQTVKEYVQRWYQSGLAPDEYICHGKHGNLVEIEHAKDGTRQTVLTFCTNDVLGLVQDQAVKEATINAIHRYGASNSSCSVLSGRIDLHRELEEEISAFKKLPHTQLFLNAWMATQALTDAFCHLAIPVPGFEHTKETLIMTDVLNHGCIMSAVVNAGTRSGKVFGHSPKVRVKAYRHCDTEDLARKLKRYARPDDRILVVTDTVFSMDGDIAPLPEMIEVLSHYQDSVLFLDEAHASGAIGATGHGIFEHYQMTPQDAIDRGVNPLVMTTFSKFAASAGAAISSHVPEIIPLLNVSPTSIGTISLPPPMTAAALESIRQVKHKPQLVQKLQYNTRYLRSRLLEEGFEAIGETNVIPVLLPSDINPKHFGRTLLADHDIWVSPIWFVAKPRLRITANALHTEAEMEQLVSAMVKTRDLAYQPVISA; encoded by the coding sequence GTGCAAACTGTTAAAGAATACGTCCAGCGCTGGTATCAGAGTGGACTTGCTCCCGATGAGTACATCTGTCACGGTAAACATGGTAATCTTGTCGAGATTGAACACGCTAAGGATGGTACAAGACAAACGGTTCTTACCTTCTGTACGAATGATGTCTTAGGATTAGTTCAAGATCAGGCGGTAAAAGAGGCAACTATTAACGCGATTCATCGTTATGGGGCTTCTAATAGCTCTTGTTCGGTATTGAGTGGACGCATTGATTTACATCGAGAGTTAGAGGAGGAGATTTCTGCGTTTAAGAAACTTCCTCATACTCAGTTGTTTCTCAATGCTTGGATGGCAACGCAAGCGTTAACGGATGCTTTCTGTCATCTGGCGATTCCAGTACCGGGTTTTGAGCATACGAAAGAAACCCTAATTATGACTGATGTTCTCAATCATGGCTGTATTATGTCGGCGGTGGTGAATGCGGGAACGCGATCGGGTAAAGTGTTTGGTCACAGTCCAAAGGTGCGTGTTAAGGCGTACCGCCATTGTGATACGGAAGATTTGGCTCGGAAGTTAAAACGCTATGCTCGTCCAGACGATCGGATTTTGGTGGTAACAGATACGGTATTCTCGATGGATGGGGATATTGCGCCGTTACCCGAAATGATTGAGGTGCTGTCTCATTATCAGGATAGTGTTTTATTTTTGGATGAAGCTCACGCCAGTGGTGCGATCGGGGCGACAGGACATGGCATTTTTGAGCATTACCAGATGACTCCCCAAGATGCGATCGATCGCGGTGTTAATCCTCTGGTAATGACGACGTTTTCTAAATTTGCGGCTTCCGCGGGAGCGGCAATTAGTTCTCATGTTCCCGAAATCATCCCCTTACTGAATGTTTCTCCCACTTCCATTGGGACAATTTCTTTACCTCCCCCGATGACAGCAGCTGCTTTGGAAAGCATCCGTCAAGTGAAACACAAGCCGCAACTGGTACAGAAATTACAATACAATACCCGTTATCTTCGATCGCGTCTTTTAGAGGAAGGCTTTGAGGCGATCGGCGAAACTAATGTGATTCCTGTCCTCTTGCCATCAGATATCAATCCCAAACACTTTGGGCGCACCTTGCTCGCCGACCATGACATCTGGGTTTCCCCGATTTGGTTTGTGGCGAAACCGAGACTCCGCATTACGGCAAATGCGCTGCACACAGAAGCAGAAATGGAGCAATTGGTTTCAGCAATGGTCAAAACTCGTGATTTGGCTTATCAACCAGTGATTAGTGCTTAA
- a CDS encoding IS630 family transposase produces the protein MRFIRDLNPETQSLLTRISCQSKSLQVRNRAKCILLSSQKFTIDQLKVIFNVDRKTIYNWLTRWEDQNLKGLYNQKGVGRKPKLSQEQKEQVKTWVKENPKSLNQVQNKIQKEWGIEISKDTIKRIIKKLNMLWKRMKRGISKSPYEWELEVKLPRLEELKKQAQKGDIAIKYLDESGFSLKPDVPYAWQEKGERITLKSCQSKRISVLGLMDCDYHLDYEIYQGTIKSDTVIKFLDKISENLTKVTVVVLDQASIHTSDEFVEKLEEWRAKKLEIFWLPPYSPKYNLIEILWRFIKYEWIEVSAYDSWKNLIKYLEKVLDNFGAEYAIHFA, from the coding sequence ATGAGATTTATTAGAGACTTAAATCCAGAAACACAGAGCCTTCTTACAAGAATTAGTTGTCAAAGTAAATCCCTTCAAGTAAGAAATCGAGCTAAATGTATTTTGTTGAGTTCCCAGAAATTTACAATTGACCAGTTAAAGGTAATCTTTAACGTCGATCGAAAAACCATATATAACTGGTTAACGCGATGGGAAGATCAAAATCTTAAGGGCTTATATAATCAAAAAGGTGTGGGGAGAAAACCCAAATTAAGTCAAGAGCAAAAAGAACAAGTCAAAACTTGGGTAAAGGAAAATCCAAAGTCTCTCAATCAAGTTCAAAATAAAATTCAAAAAGAATGGGGGATTGAGATTAGTAAAGATACGATAAAAAGAATTATAAAGAAGTTGAATATGCTCTGGAAAAGGATGAAGAGAGGAATCAGTAAAAGCCCATATGAATGGGAATTAGAGGTAAAACTACCTCGGTTGGAAGAATTAAAAAAGCAAGCTCAAAAAGGAGATATTGCAATCAAATACTTAGATGAAAGTGGATTTTCTCTCAAGCCTGATGTTCCCTATGCGTGGCAGGAGAAAGGAGAAAGAATAACTTTGAAAAGCTGTCAAAGTAAGAGAATAAGTGTCTTGGGGTTAATGGATTGTGATTATCATTTAGATTACGAAATATATCAAGGGACAATTAAAAGTGATACCGTTATTAAGTTTTTAGATAAAATTAGTGAAAACTTAACGAAAGTTACCGTAGTAGTTCTCGATCAAGCATCAATTCACACGAGCGATGAATTTGTAGAAAAACTGGAAGAATGGAGAGCAAAAAAATTGGAAATTTTCTGGTTACCCCCTTATTCTCCTAAATATAACTTAATCGAAATTCTCTGGAGATTTATCAAATATGAGTGGATTGAAGTTTCAGCTTACGACAGTTGGAAGAATCTTATTAAATACCTAGAAAAAGTGTTGGATAATTTTGGAGCTGAGTATGCAATTCATTTTGCATAG
- a CDS encoding endonuclease, whose translation MYSYRFRKPLPREILNTQSLGWEWIIESVGKGKYRFVLDTVNRIIPNNALIYIKVPEATPEIITRYSLGDEQSLLTKIRYNRLIDIFLGITAYSLQNHLRTTVTGIGQVEIDEIYVGLNSNGSHFVVPVQAKIGKDQLSVIQTRQDIAYCDEVFGDLICRSVSAQFLSNDLIVLFELTLEEGQIKVVQEKHYKIVSSEEISVEDVKNYRYRESS comes from the coding sequence TTGTATAGCTATCGTTTTCGTAAGCCACTTCCTAGAGAAATTTTAAATACGCAATCTTTAGGATGGGAATGGATTATAGAATCTGTAGGAAAAGGGAAATATCGTTTTGTACTGGATACTGTTAACCGCATTATTCCCAATAATGCTTTAATTTATATTAAAGTTCCAGAAGCAACACCAGAGATTATTACAAGATACTCATTAGGAGATGAGCAGTCTTTACTTACTAAAATTAGGTATAATCGTCTAATAGATATTTTTTTAGGCATTACTGCATATTCTTTACAAAATCATCTAAGAACTACTGTTACTGGTATTGGACAAGTGGAGATTGATGAAATTTATGTCGGACTCAATAGTAATGGATCACATTTTGTTGTACCAGTACAAGCCAAAATTGGCAAAGATCAGTTGAGTGTAATACAAACTAGACAAGATATTGCTTACTGTGATGAGGTTTTTGGTGACTTAATTTGTCGCTCAGTATCTGCTCAATTTCTCTCTAATGACTTAATTGTTCTTTTTGAATTAACTCTAGAAGAAGGTCAAATAAAAGTAGTTCAAGAAAAGCATTATAAAATTGTTTCTAGTGAAGAAATTTCTGTAGAAGATGTGAAAAACTACAGATATAGAGAGAGTAGTTAA
- a CDS encoding DNA cytosine methyltransferase, whose translation MPETRLSKRPIAVDLFAGVGGMTLGFEQAGFDVLASIEIDPIHCAAHEFNFPFWSVLCQDVIKLTGEEIRATSSIQNQDIDVVCGGPPCQGFSLIGKRVLDDERNSLVFHFLRLVLELKPKYFVMENVAGMGIGKSQQLLEELIKKFQENGYQVQLPYQVLNASNFGVPQNRKRLFLLGCRQDQTLPNYPKPMTKPPEAKVMLLNCYLPNSPTVEDAIIDLPEIENYPELLHQDTVKADFGQPSFYSRQLRQNGKTDDDFSYPRYYNSSLLTASLRTKHTEKSIFRFKATPPGKTEPVSRFYKLHPQGISNTLRAGTPSNRGAYTSPRPIHPYHPRCITVREAARLHSYPDWFRFHVTKWHGFRQIGNSVPPFLAKAVAQEIRKVLGIESLAIEHWYNLGEEKLLKLEMSKAAQLYGVDPHVIAPRTRKLNNT comes from the coding sequence ATGCCAGAAACTCGATTATCGAAGCGTCCCATTGCCGTAGATTTGTTTGCAGGAGTAGGGGGAATGACATTAGGCTTTGAACAAGCTGGTTTTGATGTTCTAGCTTCGATCGAAATCGACCCCATCCATTGCGCCGCCCATGAGTTTAATTTTCCCTTTTGGTCAGTCTTATGTCAAGATGTTATCAAACTGACAGGAGAAGAAATTAGAGCTACTTCTTCCATTCAAAATCAAGACATCGACGTTGTTTGTGGTGGCCCTCCCTGTCAAGGATTTTCTCTGATTGGAAAACGAGTTTTAGACGATGAAAGAAATTCTTTAGTTTTTCACTTTTTAAGATTAGTGTTAGAACTAAAACCCAAATATTTTGTCATGGAAAATGTCGCAGGGATGGGAATCGGAAAATCACAGCAACTTTTAGAAGAATTAATCAAAAAATTTCAGGAAAATGGTTATCAAGTCCAACTTCCTTATCAAGTTCTAAATGCGTCTAACTTTGGTGTTCCTCAAAATCGCAAGCGTTTATTTCTTCTCGGATGTCGTCAAGATCAAACTCTTCCTAACTATCCTAAACCAATGACAAAGCCTCCTGAAGCCAAGGTCATGTTGTTAAATTGTTATTTACCTAATAGCCCTACCGTAGAAGATGCAATCATTGATTTACCAGAGATAGAAAACTATCCTGAGTTATTACATCAAGATACAGTTAAAGCTGACTTTGGTCAACCGAGTTTTTATAGTCGTCAGTTACGACAAAACGGCAAAACAGACGATGATTTTAGTTACCCTCGTTATTATAATTCTAGTTTATTAACCGCCAGTTTAAGAACTAAACACACCGAAAAATCAATCTTCAGATTTAAAGCAACGCCACCTGGAAAAACTGAACCAGTAAGCCGTTTTTATAAACTACATCCTCAAGGGATTTCTAATACATTAAGAGCAGGAACACCCAGTAATCGAGGCGCTTATACTTCTCCTCGTCCCATTCATCCTTATCATCCTCGATGTATTACAGTAAGAGAAGCTGCAAGACTCCATTCTTATCCCGATTGGTTTCGATTTCATGTTACAAAATGGCATGGGTTTCGACAAATTGGTAATTCTGTTCCCCCTTTCTTAGCGAAAGCTGTCGCCCAAGAAATTAGAAAAGTTTTAGGAATTGAAAGTTTAGCAATAGAACACTGGTATAATTTAGGAGAAGAAAAATTATTAAAATTAGAAATGTCAAAGGCGGCTCAATTATATGGAGTTGATCCCCATGTTATTGCACCAAGAACTCGAAAACTTAATAATACATAA
- a CDS encoding Uma2 family endonuclease — translation MLITLNRLTIPPGEHLFLHDVNWKEFNSVLAELGESRATKIAYNNGLLELMTPLPEHERNKELISDLIKVLLEELEIEFCPLGSTTFKSETLLKGIEPDNCFYIQNESLVRTLDRIDLNIDPPPDLVLEIDVTYRTHPDIYLALGVPELWRFEKGELQINLLQSGNYVESENSLVIPDFPLKQIIPQFLSQCQTQGRNQAVKQLRFWVRQNVGWVK, via the coding sequence ATGCTAATCACCTTAAACCGTCTCACCATCCCACCAGGAGAACATCTTTTCCTCCATGATGTCAATTGGAAAGAATTTAACAGTGTTTTGGCAGAATTAGGAGAAAGCCGCGCCACAAAAATTGCTTATAACAATGGTCTTTTAGAATTGATGACTCCTCTCCCCGAACACGAACGCAATAAAGAATTGATTAGTGATTTAATTAAAGTCCTTTTGGAAGAGTTAGAAATCGAATTTTGTCCCCTTGGTTCAACCACCTTTAAAAGTGAAACTCTCTTGAAAGGAATTGAACCTGATAATTGCTTTTATATTCAAAATGAATCTTTGGTTAGAACGCTCGATCGAATTGACTTAAATATCGATCCACCGCCAGATTTAGTGTTAGAAATAGATGTTACTTATCGGACTCATCCTGACATTTATTTAGCTTTAGGTGTTCCTGAATTGTGGCGTTTTGAAAAAGGAGAATTACAGATTAATCTCTTACAATCTGGCAATTATGTTGAGTCAGAAAACAGTTTAGTTATTCCAGACTTTCCCTTAAAACAAATCATTCCTCAGTTTTTAAGCCAATGTCAAACTCAAGGGAGAAATCAAGCAGTTAAGCAGTTGAGATTTTGGGTGAGACAGAACGTAGGTTGGGTGAAATAA
- a CDS encoding GNAT family N-acetyltransferase, producing MVTSQTTITIKPVTTPVEEEQFLNLPWRVYKNDPHWVSPLKSDIAQQLSPDNSFCSYGRFHKLIAINAKEEAVGRIVAAVNERLTDEMGEKVGFFGFFECIEDQNVAFALLEAAETWLREQGMARMRGPIDLSTHNNCLWLVDGFDSSPRIMMPYNPPYYERFFLAYGGKIAKEAYAYHLPLQDGLNDKFAKAYRVASRSGIRFRPLQTKGEAFKADVSRLYDLFNRAFAHSWSSTRRTEEEFMAQARSLQDLVDPDIFPIAEYNGEMIGFFMALPDYNIPLKKVNGKLNWWGILKFLWYRRQIDRARVIVICCLPEYRRKMVPLALIHLAFQQGQSYQEAELSWVYEDNNASRRLIEETGAKIYKTYRMYEKQL from the coding sequence ATGGTTACTTCCCAAACCACGATTACCATCAAACCTGTAACGACTCCCGTCGAGGAAGAACAATTTTTAAATCTACCTTGGCGGGTTTACAAAAATGACCCCCATTGGGTCTCTCCCTTAAAAAGTGATATTGCTCAACAACTATCCCCTGATAATTCTTTTTGTAGTTATGGCAGATTTCACAAACTGATTGCGATTAATGCCAAAGAAGAAGCAGTGGGGCGCATTGTCGCGGCGGTTAATGAACGATTAACCGATGAAATGGGAGAAAAGGTCGGTTTTTTTGGCTTTTTTGAATGTATCGAAGATCAAAATGTTGCTTTTGCTTTGTTGGAAGCGGCGGAAACTTGGTTACGGGAACAAGGAATGGCTCGAATGCGCGGACCGATCGATTTATCCACTCACAATAATTGTCTGTGGTTGGTGGATGGGTTTGATTCGTCGCCAAGAATTATGATGCCTTATAATCCCCCTTACTATGAGCGGTTTTTTCTCGCTTATGGGGGGAAAATCGCCAAAGAAGCCTACGCTTATCATCTCCCTCTCCAAGACGGGTTAAATGATAAGTTTGCGAAAGCCTATCGGGTGGCTTCTCGCTCAGGAATTAGGTTTCGCCCTCTCCAAACCAAAGGAGAGGCATTTAAAGCAGATGTGTCTCGTCTTTATGACCTGTTTAATCGTGCGTTTGCTCATAGTTGGAGTTCCACTAGGCGCACGGAAGAGGAGTTCATGGCACAAGCGCGATCGCTGCAAGATTTGGTTGATCCTGATATTTTCCCGATCGCGGAATATAATGGCGAAATGATCGGCTTTTTTATGGCGCTTCCTGACTATAATATCCCCCTAAAAAAAGTGAATGGAAAACTAAACTGGTGGGGGATTTTAAAGTTTCTCTGGTATCGTCGCCAAATCGATCGCGCGCGAGTGATTGTCATTTGTTGCTTACCCGAATACCGTCGAAAAATGGTTCCTTTAGCTTTGATTCATCTTGCCTTTCAACAAGGACAATCCTATCAGGAAGCGGAACTATCTTGGGTTTATGAGGATAATAACGCTTCCCGTCGCTTGATCGAGGAAACTGGAGCAAAAATTTATAAGACTTATCGAATGTACGAGAAACAACTATGA
- a CDS encoding NAD-dependent epimerase/dehydratase family protein, protein MKALVTGANGFTGSHLVRELEARGDQVIGLVRPTSDLSRLRDCQLSLVKGDICDRATLETAMSGVDTVFHVAAYVELGLVDARAMARVNIEGTQAVMETAQAQGVSKIVYCSTIGVFGDTQGRVVDETFSREQAGFSSAYDWTKYEAQQIVDQMATQGLPVVTVLPSGIFGGDDPHFGKIVKAFLAGKLKFWPGRDRATGIVHVDDLVVAMIQATEIGKNGEHYIISAGELTIGEMFDFLSQKTGVATPKEAPPWLIRSIGNFLTPVGSILRWQPPLSRERVHYIYDRCVRVDATKARTDLNWQPRSVESVLNELIEQQKNNASR, encoded by the coding sequence ATGAAGGCGTTAGTCACAGGAGCAAACGGTTTTACTGGCTCTCATTTAGTGCGAGAGTTGGAAGCAAGAGGAGATCAGGTAATTGGTTTGGTGCGCCCTACCAGCGATTTATCACGGCTGCGGGATTGTCAGTTAAGTTTAGTGAAAGGGGATATTTGCGATCGAGCAACTCTAGAAACAGCGATGTCAGGAGTGGATACGGTGTTCCATGTGGCGGCTTATGTGGAGTTAGGGTTAGTGGATGCTCGCGCCATGGCACGGGTGAACATTGAAGGCACACAAGCGGTGATGGAAACCGCACAAGCGCAAGGGGTGTCGAAAATTGTTTATTGCAGCACGATCGGAGTATTCGGAGATACGCAAGGGCGTGTGGTGGATGAAACCTTTAGCCGTGAACAAGCGGGCTTTTCTTCTGCTTATGATTGGACGAAATACGAAGCACAGCAAATCGTGGATCAAATGGCAACGCAAGGGCTACCAGTGGTGACTGTTTTACCGTCGGGGATTTTTGGCGGTGACGATCCACACTTTGGGAAAATTGTCAAGGCTTTTTTAGCGGGAAAACTAAAATTTTGGCCAGGGCGCGATCGGGCGACAGGAATTGTTCATGTGGATGATCTCGTCGTGGCGATGATTCAAGCCACAGAAATCGGTAAAAATGGGGAACATTACATTATTTCCGCAGGAGAACTGACGATCGGCGAAATGTTCGACTTTCTCAGCCAGAAAACAGGGGTAGCGACGCCTAAAGAAGCCCCCCCATGGTTAATTCGCTCGATCGGAAACTTTCTGACTCCTGTGGGGTCTATTTTAAGATGGCAACCTCCCCTCAGTCGAGAGCGAGTGCATTACATTTACGATCGCTGTGTGCGAGTGGATGCAACCAAAGCCAGAACTGATTTAAATTGGCAGCCTCGATCGGTGGAAAGTGTTTTAAATGAATTAATCGAACAACAGAAAAACAATGCAAGTCGGTAA
- the nadB gene encoding L-aspartate oxidase has translation MQFDIIIVGAGAAGLYTALCLPQHLRVAIVSKDDLKIGASDWAQGGVAAAIAPGDSPDHHYQDTLKAGAGLCIPEAVKFLVENAATSIETLVELGVNFDRTGEDLAMTLEAAHSHPRVLHAADTTGRAIVNTLTEQVLARDNITVIPQALVLKLNLDPETKHCQGVSILHQNQVYPLQATAVILATGGGGQVFAQTTNPTVSTGDGVALAWRVGALLRDVEFFQFHPTALTKAGAPRFLITEAVRGEGAHLVDENGYRFAFDYHPDGELAPRDVVSRAVYNHLQKTADDPAHAYVYLDLRPIPPDRIQYRFPNIIKVCKSHGIDIFSQPIPVAPAAHYWMGGIAVDVNSETSIPRLYAVGETANTGVHGANRLASNSLLECLVFGQRFKEMEIENVSDSSPQKQFFTFTDESWMEDVSDLEELREAVRVLVWDCAGICRTEKELKLGLEQVQEWREKVSTLPIADFFRGESLNSIQFQNPTAEEKLREAGEIFNLLDVAYLVLKSALFREESRGGHYRSDYPRSRSKWQVHTLIRGEEWRTS, from the coding sequence ATGCAGTTTGATATTATCATCGTTGGGGCAGGGGCTGCCGGACTCTACACCGCGCTTTGTCTTCCTCAGCATTTGCGAGTCGCCATTGTGAGTAAGGATGATCTAAAAATTGGCGCGAGTGACTGGGCGCAGGGAGGAGTTGCGGCTGCGATCGCGCCTGGGGATTCTCCCGATCATCATTATCAAGATACCCTCAAAGCGGGAGCCGGGTTATGTATCCCCGAAGCGGTGAAGTTTTTAGTGGAGAATGCAGCGACGAGTATTGAAACTTTAGTCGAGTTAGGGGTAAACTTCGATCGAACAGGGGAAGACCTCGCGATGACGTTAGAGGCGGCTCATTCTCATCCCCGTGTACTTCATGCCGCCGATACCACTGGACGAGCCATTGTCAACACTCTCACCGAACAAGTCTTGGCTCGTGATAATATTACCGTTATTCCGCAAGCGCTCGTTCTCAAATTAAACCTTGATCCTGAGACGAAACACTGTCAGGGAGTTTCAATTTTACACCAAAACCAAGTTTATCCCCTCCAAGCAACGGCGGTCATTTTAGCAACAGGAGGAGGAGGACAAGTTTTCGCCCAAACCACGAATCCCACCGTCAGCACTGGAGATGGTGTCGCCTTAGCATGGCGTGTCGGTGCGTTATTACGAGATGTGGAGTTTTTCCAGTTTCATCCCACTGCTTTAACGAAAGCTGGCGCACCGCGTTTTTTAATTACAGAAGCAGTGCGAGGAGAGGGAGCGCATTTAGTGGATGAAAACGGTTATCGTTTCGCCTTTGACTATCATCCTGATGGGGAGTTAGCCCCTCGTGATGTGGTTAGTCGTGCGGTTTACAATCATCTGCAAAAAACCGCCGATGATCCCGCTCATGCTTATGTTTACTTGGATTTACGCCCGATTCCGCCCGATCGCATCCAATATCGCTTTCCGAATATTATCAAAGTTTGTAAATCACATGGCATTGATATCTTTTCTCAGCCAATTCCTGTCGCCCCAGCGGCGCATTATTGGATGGGAGGGATTGCAGTAGATGTCAATAGTGAGACTTCGATCCCAAGATTGTATGCGGTGGGAGAAACAGCCAATACGGGAGTTCATGGGGCGAATCGTTTGGCGAGTAATTCTCTGTTGGAATGTTTAGTGTTTGGACAACGGTTTAAGGAAATGGAGATAGAAAACGTTTCTGATTCTTCTCCTCAAAAACAGTTTTTTACTTTTACTGATGAGAGTTGGATGGAAGATGTTTCTGATTTAGAAGAGTTACGAGAAGCAGTGAGGGTTTTAGTGTGGGATTGTGCGGGAATTTGTCGCACAGAAAAAGAATTAAAGCTGGGTTTAGAACAGGTTCAAGAATGGCGAGAAAAAGTTTCGACGTTGCCAATTGCTGATTTTTTTCGAGGGGAAAGTCTAAATTCTATCCAATTTCAAAATCCCACAGCAGAAGAAAAGTTACGTGAAGCTGGAGAAATATTTAACCTTTTAGATGTTGCTTATTTAGTCTTGAAAAGTGCTTTATTTCGAGAGGAAAGTCGTGGTGGTCATTATCGTTCTGATTATCCTCGATCGCGCTCCAAATGGCAAGTTCATACCTTGATTCGAGGGGAAGAATGGCGCACCAGTTGA
- a CDS encoding polysaccharide biosynthesis/export family protein yields MLKYLISSAILISCNLIVSEEARSQIPLDKIPLLEEPATEQNETSPSPNQTPNQTQPIPIPRNTPPRQSISDPYLLGPGDTIQIDVFEEPQFSGENGRQQILVDGSITLPLVGAIDVAGLTLEQTANLVTQELSTLLKNPIVSVKLANARPLRITVVGEVKRPGSYAVSPEQSGSVIQGQVLGARTLGPPVLTEAIRLAGGITESAQVRDIRIIRQQRNNRTKTINLNLWELLQSGDSSQDVTLRNGDRIVVPLAENLTANESTQLSEASFAPENITVNVVGEVERPGRVQVAPNTPLNQALLAAGGFNKQRADDGEVTLVRLNDNGTVTEREIPIDFTQGINEDSNPVLRNDDIVVVDRSTPTRINEEVNTVTSPLRSILGIFNLLNIF; encoded by the coding sequence ATGCTTAAATACTTAATTTCTAGTGCTATCTTAATTAGTTGTAATTTAATTGTGAGTGAGGAAGCGCGATCGCAAATTCCCCTTGATAAAATTCCCCTATTAGAAGAACCAGCAACAGAACAAAACGAAACCTCTCCCTCACCGAATCAAACACCGAATCAAACGCAACCGATACCGATTCCGAGGAACACCCCACCACGTCAAAGCATTTCCGATCCCTATCTCCTCGGACCTGGGGATACGATTCAAATTGATGTGTTTGAAGAACCGCAATTTAGCGGCGAAAATGGTCGTCAGCAAATTTTAGTTGATGGTTCGATTACGCTTCCCTTAGTCGGGGCGATCGATGTCGCTGGACTCACCCTAGAACAAACCGCCAACCTAGTGACTCAAGAACTTTCGACACTGCTCAAAAATCCCATCGTCAGTGTTAAATTAGCAAATGCTCGTCCTTTACGGATTACTGTTGTCGGAGAAGTGAAGCGGCCAGGTTCTTACGCCGTTTCCCCAGAACAATCAGGAAGCGTCATCCAAGGTCAAGTCTTGGGTGCAAGAACTCTCGGACCCCCCGTTTTAACCGAAGCCATCCGCCTCGCGGGAGGAATTACGGAATCCGCACAAGTGCGAGATATTCGGATCATTCGTCAACAAAGAAATAATCGCACCAAAACCATTAACCTGAACTTATGGGAACTTCTCCAGTCTGGAGACAGCAGCCAAGATGTTACCCTCCGTAATGGAGACAGAATCGTTGTTCCCCTTGCGGAAAATCTCACTGCTAATGAATCGACTCAACTTTCAGAAGCCAGTTTTGCCCCAGAAAATATTACGGTGAATGTCGTCGGGGAAGTGGAAAGACCAGGAAGAGTGCAAGTCGCCCCCAATACTCCTCTGAATCAAGCCCTGTTAGCGGCTGGTGGCTTCAATAAACAACGGGCTGATGATGGAGAGGTGACGCTAGTTCGTCTTAATGATAATGGTACTGTTACCGAACGAGAAATTCCCATTGATTTTACTCAAGGAATTAATGAGGATAGTAATCCTGTGCTGAGAAATGATGATATTGTGGTTGTCGATCGTTCCACCCCCACTCGCATCAATGAGGAAGTGAATACTGTCACCAGTCCACTGCGTAGTATTTTAGGGATTTTCAATCTGTTGAATATCTTTTAG